One window from the genome of Cricetulus griseus strain 17A/GY chromosome 2, alternate assembly CriGri-PICRH-1.0, whole genome shotgun sequence encodes:
- the Ccl20 gene encoding C-C motif chemokine 20 isoform X1: MFCRGKSLLFLLSACVLLVHFCSQSEAASNFDCCLRYTKTTIPPRAIVGFTEQLADEACDIDAIIFHTKRKLSVCADPKKDWVKRALRHLSQRFKKM, from the exons ATGTTCTGCAGAGGCAAGAGCCTGCTCTTCCTTCTTTCGGCATGTGTGCTGCTAGTTCACTTCTGTAGCCAGTCAGAAG caGCAAGCAACTTTGACTGCTGCCTTCGGTACACAAAGACCACTATCCCACCCAGAGCCATTGTGGGTTTCACAGAACAGCTGGCCGATGAAGCTTGTGACATTGATGCTATCAT ttttcacACAAAAAGGAAGTTATCCGTGTGTGCTGATCCAAAGAAGGACTGGGTGAAAAGGGCCTTGCGTCACCTCAG CCAAAGATTTAAGAAGATGTAA
- the Ccl20 gene encoding C-C motif chemokine 20 isoform X2, whose translation MFCRGKSLLFLLSACVLLVHFCSQSEASNFDCCLRYTKTTIPPRAIVGFTEQLADEACDIDAIIFHTKRKLSVCADPKKDWVKRALRHLSQRFKKM comes from the exons ATGTTCTGCAGAGGCAAGAGCCTGCTCTTCCTTCTTTCGGCATGTGTGCTGCTAGTTCACTTCTGTAGCCAGTCAGAAG CAAGCAACTTTGACTGCTGCCTTCGGTACACAAAGACCACTATCCCACCCAGAGCCATTGTGGGTTTCACAGAACAGCTGGCCGATGAAGCTTGTGACATTGATGCTATCAT ttttcacACAAAAAGGAAGTTATCCGTGTGTGCTGATCCAAAGAAGGACTGGGTGAAAAGGGCCTTGCGTCACCTCAG CCAAAGATTTAAGAAGATGTAA